One window from the genome of Nomascus leucogenys isolate Asia chromosome 12, Asia_NLE_v1, whole genome shotgun sequence encodes:
- the LOC100587174 gene encoding LOW QUALITY PROTEIN: periaxin (The sequence of the model RefSeq protein was modified relative to this genomic sequence to represent the inferred CDS: inserted 5 bases in 3 codons; deleted 3 bases in 3 codons; substituted 5 bases at 5 genomic stop codons), translating to MPMMLVYGPPKALKGPPRDRPASPRGCLTIPRVLESQRPSGLLKGEMPEWMCPDVLRGQRREACALKTRRTATFGQEWWLTPSPNATTRRPLQELTRAELVEIIVETEAQTGVSGINAAGSGKEGIFVQELREDSPAAGSLSLQEXNIQSLSPVKKKMVPGALGVPADLAPVDVEFSFPKLSRLRRGLKAEAVKGPVPAAPARRRLQLPRLRVVEEAQAAWLAAATPPPRKAKVEAEVAAGARFTAPQVELVGPRLPGAEVGVPQVSAPKAAPSAEAAGGFALHLPTLGLRAPVPPAVEAPAVGIQVPQVELPALPSLPTLPTLPCLETREGAVSVVVPTLDVAAPTVGVDLALPGAEVEARGEASEVALKMPRLSFPRLGAQAKEVAEVKVAKVSPEARVKGPRLRMPTFGLSLLDPRPAAPEVVESKLKLPTIKMPSRGIGVSGPEVKVPKGPEVKLPKAPEVKLPKVPEAALPEVRFPEVELPKVSEMKLPKVPEMAVLDVQLPEVQLPKLSETKLPKVPEMAVPEVRLPEVQLPKVSEMKLPKVPEMAVPEVXLPEVXLPKVSEMKLPEVSEVAVPEVRLPEVQLPKVPEMKVPEMKLPKMPEMKLPEMKLPEVKLPKVPETAVPDVHLPEVQLPKAPEMKLPKMPEMAVPEVQLPKVQLPXVSEMKLPKVPEMAVPDVHIPEVQLPKVSEMKVPDMKLPEIKLPKVPETAVPNVHLRKVSEIRLPEMQVPKVPDVHLPKAPEVKLPRAPEVQLKAAKAEQAEGMEFGFKMPKMTMPKLGRAESPSHGKPGEAGAEVSGKLVTLPCLQPEVDGETHVGVPSLTLPSVELDLPGALGLQGQVPATKMGKGERAVGPEVAAAVREVGFQVPSVETVTPQLPAVEIEEGRLEMMEMEVKPSSKFSLPKFGLXGPKVAXAEAEGAGRATKLKVSKFAISLPKARVGAEAEAKGAGEAGLLSAPDLSIPQLSLDAHLPSGKVEVAGADLKFKGPRFALPKFGVRGRDTEAAQLVPGVSELEGKGWGWDGRVKMPKLKMPSFGLARGKEAEVQGERATPGEKAEYTAVQLKIPEVELVTLSTQEEGRAEGAVAISGMQLSGLKVSTARQVVTESHEAGLRIPPLGISLPQVELTGFGEAGTPGQQAESTVPSAEGTAGYRVQVPQVTLSLPGAQVAGGELLVGEGVFKMPTVTVPQLELDVGLSXEAQAGEAATGKGGLRLKFPTPGAGARVGGEGAEEQPPGAERTFHLSLPDVELSPPGGNHAEYQVAEGEGEARHKLKVRLPRFGLAQAKEGAEEGEKAKSPKLRLPRVGFSQSEMVTGEGSPAPXEEEEEGGGEGALGRWGRVRVRLPRVGLEAPSKASRGQEGDAAPKSPIREKSPKFCFPRVSLSPRAQSGSGDQEEGGFRVRLPSVGFSETAAPGPARMEGAQAAAV from the exons GGCCTCCGAGAGACCGGCCGGCCAGTCCGCGGGGCTGTTTAACCATTCCGCGGGTCCTAGAAAGCCAGCGGCCCTCGGGCTTGCTTAAAGGGGAGATGCCGGAGTGGATGTGCCCCGACGTCCTGCGAGGGCAGCGCCGAGAGGCGTGTGCCCTGAAGACCCGCCGAACAGCCACTtttggccaggaatggtggctcacgcct AGCCCCAACGCGACAACTCGCCGCCCTCTGCAGGAGCTGACGCGGGCGGAGTTGGTGGAAATTATTGTGGAGACGGAGGCGCAGACCGGGGTCAGCGGCATCAACGCAGCGGGCAGCGGCAAAGAGGGAATCTTCGTTCAGGAGCTGCGCGAGGACTCACCCGCCGCCGGGAGCCTCAGCCTGCAGGA GAACATCCAGAGTCTGTCCCCTGTGAAGAAGAAGATGGTGCCTGGGGCTCTGGGGGTCCCTGCTGACCTGGCCCCTGTTGACGTCGAGTTCTCCTTTCCCAAGCTCTCCCGCCTGCGTCGGGGCCTCAAAGCCGAGGCTGTCAAGGGTCCTGTCCCGGCTGCCCCTGCCCGCCGGCGCCTCCAGCTGCCTCGGCTGCGTGTGGTCGAAGAGGCTCAGGCAGCCTGGCTGGCCGCCGCCACTCCTCCCCCCaggaaggccaaggtggaggccgaggtggccgcAGGAGCTCGTTTCACAGCCCCTCAGGTGGAGCTGGTTGGGCCCCGGCTGCcaggggccgaggtgggtgtccCCCAGGTCTCAGCCCCCAAGGCTGCCCCCTCAGCAGAGGCAGCTGGTGGCTTTGCCCTCCACCTGCCAACCCTTGGGCTCAGAGCCCCGGTTCCGCCTGCTGTGGAGGCCCCAGCCGTGGGGATCCAGGTCCcccaggtggagctgcctgccttgccctcacTGCCCACTCTGCCCACACTTCCCTGCCTAGAGACCCGGGAAGGGGCTGTGTCCGTAGTGGTGCCCACCCTGGATGTGGCAGCACCGACTGTGGGGGTGGACCTGGCCTTGCCGGGTGCGGAGGTGGAAGCCCGGGGAGAGGCATCTGAGGTGGCCCTGAAGATG CCCCGCCTTAGTTTCCCCCGACTTGGGGCTCAAGCAAAGGAAGTTGCTGAAGTCAAGGTAGCCAAGGTCAGCCCTGAGGCCAGGGTGAAAGGTCCCAGACTTCGAATGCCCACCTTTGGGCTTTCCCTCTTGGATCCCCGGCCTGCTGCTCCTGAAGTTGTAGAGAGCAAGCTGAAGCTGCCCACCATCAAGATGCCATCAAGA GGCATCGGAGTGTCAGGACCCGAGGTCAAGGTGCCCAAGGGACCTGAAGTGAAGCTCCCCAAGGCTCCTGAGGTCAAGCTTCCAAAAGTGCCCGAGGCAGCCCTTCCAGAGGTTCGATTTCCAGAGGTGGAGCTCCCCAAGGTGTCAGAGATGAAACTCCCAAAGGTGCCAGAGATGGCTGTGCTGGACGTGCAGCTTCCAGAGGTACAGCTGCCCAAACTGTCAGAGACGAAACTCCCAAAGGTGCCAGAGATGGCTGTGCCGGAGGTGCGGCTTCCAGAGGTACAGCTGCCCAAAGTGTCAGAAATGAAACTCCCAAAGGTGCCAGAGATGGCTGTGCCGGAGGTGTAGCTTCCAGAGGTATAGCTGCCCAAAGTGTCAGAGATGAAACTCCCAGAGGTGTCAGAGGTGGCTGTGCCAGAGGTGCGGCTTCCAGAGGTGCAGCTGCCGAAAGTGCCAGAGATGAAAGTccctgagatgaagcttccaaagATGCCTGAGATGAAACTTCCTGAGATGAAACTCCCTGAAGTGAAACTCCCAAAGGTGCCCGAGACAGCCGTGCCCGATGTGCACCTCCCGGAAGTGCAGCTCCCAAAAGCCCCAGAGATGAAACTCCCTAAAATGCCCGAGATGGCTGTGCCAGAGGTTCAACTCCCCAAGGTGCAGCTGCC AGTCTCAGAGATGAAACTCCCCAAGGTGCCTGAAATGGCCGTGCCCGATGTACACATCCCAGAGGTGCAGCTGCCCAAAGTCTCCGAAATGAAAGTCCCTGACATGAAGCTCCCAGAGATAAAACTCCCCAAGGTGCCTGAGACGGCTGTGCCCAATGTGCACCTGCGGAAAGTGTCAGAGATTCGGCTGCCGGAAATGCAAGTGCCGAAGGTTCCCGACGTGCATCTTCCGAAGGCACCAGAGGTGAAGCTGCCCAGGGCTCCAGAGGTGCAGCTAAAGGCCGCCAAGGCAGAACAGGCAGAAGGCATGGAATTTGGCTTCAAGATGCCCAAGATGACCATGCCCAAGCTAGGGAGGGCAGAGTCCCCATCACATGGCAAGCCAGGCGAGGCGGGTGCTGAGGTCTCAGGGAAGCTGGTAACCCTTCCCTGTCTGCAGCCAGAGGTGGATGGTGAGACTCATGTGGGTGTCCCCTCTCTCACTCTGCCCTCAGTGGAGCTAGACCTGCCAGGAGCACTTGGCCTGCAGGGGCAGGTCCCAGCCACTAAAATGGGCAAGGGAGAGCGGGCGGTGGGCCCCGAGGTGGCAGCAGCGGTCAGGGAAGTGGGCTTCCAAGTGCCCTCTGTTGAAACTGTCACTCCACAGCTGCCCGCCGTGGAAATTGAGGAAGGGCGGCTGGAGATGATGGAGATGGAAGTCAAACCCTCTTCCAAGTTCTCCTTACCTAAGTTTGGACTCTGAGGGCCAAAGGTGGCTTAGGCAGAGGCTGAGGGGGCTGGGCGAGCTACCAAGCTGAAGGTATCCAAATTTGCCATCTCACTCCCCAAGGCTCGGGtgggggctgaggctgaggccaAAGGGGCCGGGGAGGCAGGCCTGCTGTCTGCCCCTGATCTGTCCATCCCACAGCTCAGCCTGGATGCCCACCTGCCCTCAGGCAAGGTAGAGGTGGCAGGGGCCGACCTCAAGTTCAAGGGGCCCAGGTTTGCGCTGCCCAAGTTTGGGGTCAGAGGCCGGGACACTGAGGCAGCACAACTAGTGCCAGGGGTGTCTGAGTTGGAGGgcaagggctggggctgggatggGAGGGTGAAGATGCCCAAGCTGAAGATGCCCTCCTTTGGGCTGGCTCGAGGGAAGGAAGCAGAAGTTCAAGGTGAGCGTGCCACCCCAGGGGAAAAGGCTGAGTACACTGCTGTGCAGCTTAAGATCCCCGAGGTGGAGCTGGTCACGCTGAGCacccaggaggaagggagggcagaggggGCTGTGGCCATCAGTGGAATGCAGCTGTCAGGCCTGAAGGTGTCCACAGCCAGGCAGGTGGTCACTGAGAGCCATGAGGCGGGGCTGAGGATACCTCCACTGGGCATCTCCCTGCCACAGGTGGAGCTGACCGGCTTTGGGGAGGCAGGTACCCCAGGGCAGCAGGCTGAGAGTACAGTCCCTTCAGCAGAGGGCACAGCAGGCTACAGGGTTCAGGTGCCACAGGTGACCCTGTCTCTGCCTGGAGCCCAGGTTGCAGGTGGGGAGCTGCTGGTGGGTGAGGGTGTCTTCAAGATGCCCACCGTGACAGTGCCCCAGCTTGAGCTGGACGTGGGGCTAAGCTGAGAGGCACAGGCGGGCGAGGCGGCCACAGGCAAGGGTGGGCTGAGGCTGAAGTTCCCCACACCGGGGGCCGGAGCTAGGGTCGGGGGCGAGGGTGCTGAGGAGCAGCCCCCAGGGGCT GAGCGTACCTTCCACCTCTCACTGCCCGACGTGGAGCTCTCACCACCTGGGGGCAACCACGCTGAGTACCAGGTggcagagggggagggagaggccaGACACAAGCTCAAGGTGCGGCTGCCCCGGTTTGGCCTGGCGCAGGCCAAGGAGGGGGCCGAGGAGGGTGAGAAGGCCAAGAGCCCTAAACTCAGGCTGCCCCGAGTGGGCTTCAGCCAAAGTGAGATGGTCACTGGGGAAGGCTCCCCAGccc aggaggaggaggaagagggcgGTGGGGAAGGGGCCTTGGGTCGCTGGGGCCGGGTCCGGGTCCGCTTGCCACGTGTAGGCCTGGAGGCCCCTTCTAAAGCCTCTCGGGGGCAGGAGGGCGATGCAGCCCCCAAGTCCCCCATCAGAGAGAAGTCACCCAAGTTCTGCTTCCCCAGGGTGTCCCTAAGCCCCAGGGCCCAGAGTGGGAGTGGGGACCAGGAAGAGGGTGGATTCCGGGTGCGGCTGCCCAGCGTGGGGTTTTCAGAGACAGCGGCTCCAGGCCCGGCCAGGATGGAGGGGGCTCAGGCTGCGGCTGTCTGA